GCCCGCCTCCAGCAACATGTGCATTAGGATGTGGTCGCAGTTCCATGCCGCCTTGTGGAGTGGCGCCTTGCGGTCTATGTCTCTGGTGTTGACGTCGGCGTTGAAGTCCAGCAGCATCCTGCAGATGAGGTGGTGAATGCTGCTGTATTTCTGCTCCTTGATATTTAACGCCCAGTAGGCGGCGGTAGAGAGCGGGGTCTCCAAGATTGAGTTAAAGCTGTCCACGATCGCCCCGTGGTTCACGTAGAAAGCGATAAGTTCTGGCATCCCGATCCGGGCCGCCGTGTGCAGAGGCGTCTCCAGGGCGTTATCGTCACTCTGCAGGTTCACATCCGCCCCTAAAATACAACCACGAAAAAAAAACAATTCATTGCGCCAAATTCATAATTTGTGGAGGTTTTTttcaagtcacttttcttttttaccTTATGGTATTTGTTGACATTTTGTGCGCCAAATTCTTCAAAACGTCACACGCGGTTCAAGAATTTtgcagaaatgtatttattttttgctttgacCTTCTTGCAACTGTTTTGTTGCATGCTCCGCTAAAATTTCACAAAATTTAAGCAAAAAAATTTGTACATAcataaactttataaaaaaaatgttgcaattgatgaatcggtctaaaacatctggaaaccccaaaCCAGATTCAGATTTTCTTCCTTCCATAGTCTGCTTCTGTTGCAATAAGTtgtaatctgcagctgcatccccctcttccCCTCCTTCCTTGTCTTCAATTTACTATTTTACATCGGGTGCACTTTTTGGTAACTGCACTACTTCTGCCGGGAAAAACAGAAGTGGGAACATGCTCCTACTTATCCTGATAGGAAGTGGGGATCCTGTTGCTGTTActaagaggagagaggaccctgctgctgctgatactaagaggggagaggatcctgctGCTGATACTAAGAGGGGAAAGGATCCTGCTGATACTaagaggggagaggatcctgctGCTGCTGACACTAAAAGAGGAGAGGATCCTGCTGCTGATACTAAGAGGAGAGAGGATCTTGCTGCTCCTGACACTaagaggggagaggatcctgctGCTGATACTaagaggggagaggatcctgctGCTGCTGAAACTAAGAGAGGAGAGGATACTGCTGCTGCTGATACTaagaggggagaggatcctgctGCTGCTGACACTaagaggggagaggatcctgctGCTGCTGACAGTAAGAGTGAACAGGATCCTGCTGTTGCTGGTACTAAGAGTGGACAGGATCATGCTTCTGCTGATACTaagaggggagaggatcctgctGCTGCTGATACTaagaggggagaggatcctgctGTTGACAGTAAGAGGGGAGAGGATACTGCTACTGTTTAGCCACAGagtagacaatcctctgtgagctaaacccACCAGAAGCACAAAGCTCTCCCTCATCTCTCCTGTttggtacaatgtatcagtgcatgtAACAGGCtgtgcagctcacagagcattgtctacactggatacaattgtaacaaacctTCATCTGCGAGAAGGATTTTTTTCAACCCCTGGATACAAAGAAAAATATCTTTATTCACTGGACAGAGAGTAGAGATCTGAAATatcttattaattattattattattattattattattaattattaaataTGTATAATTAATTTGTAAAGTAATTTGAAAAGTTGCAGATCTCCTAATAAGCAGCAATTATTCTTCTTTACTTGGAAAGCTATTTAGAAAATTGTCCCAAAATGTGTCCCTTACCGCTCCAGACGAGCTCCTTGGCGCACCTGAGGGACTCCCTGGTTCTGCAGTAATGTAGCGGCGTATGACCACTGACCGAGAAAGGGTTGAGCTTGGCGCCATGGCCGATCAGGATCTTGACGCAATCCAGGTTGGCCACGACGCAGGCGACATGTAACGGGGTCTTTCCGTTCGGTTTGCTGTTGATGGAAGCGTTATGCTCCAGGAGAACCAGCAGGCTTTCCAGATGTCCCAGCATAACAGTAATGTGCAGTCCCGTCGCCCATGAAGAGGCCAACTTAAAACTTGGCAACCAGTGACCTAAGGTATAAAGAAGACTATTAGTATCTGCTTTGGGGAAAGAAAAGATGTACTTTTCCAAAAATATCTCCACACTTGTCCATAGCCTGTAGCTATCTGTATTAGTgaaactgagctgcaataccatctATGACCATCGACAATGatggtgctgttttttttttaataaatttgcaaatccTTTCAGAATTCACAATTGTTGAGCATCTTAGATAAGATGGAAGATAGATTTTTTATGGTTTCAGTTTAGTGACTACATTATACTGCCAACAATTGGACCCAACATACATCCCTCTAATACACTGATCTGCAGAACTTCTGCTCATAAAGggcaaaaatatacagtatatcaagaAATTACTGTATATCAAGCACTAATAGAATACCGCAATTGTGCTGATTGCTATTGGAAACAGTCTACACACCCCTGATAAAATACCAAGTAAAAAAAATCcttccaagaagaatcatttcagaactttttccacccttAGTGTCGCCCATAATTGGTACAACTCAATTTAAATAAAACAGAAATAATTTTGAagaggaaaataaaaataataaaactaaaataatgtagttgcataagtgtgaacaccctaattggggatgtggttgggTACAGAATAAGACAATCACATTTATAAATACATTACATAGTCGTCAGTGCACGGTCGCCATcatatacagttatgctcaaaagtttacataccccatcagaatttttgctttcttggcctttcttcagagaatatgaatgataacaccaaaactttttctccactcatggtcagtggttgggtcaaactaatgtgttttctctttttaaatcatctaCAGATGGAGTATTTACAATGTATAAAGGATGAACACCTGCGCTAAGGAGAGAGGACTCCGTTTTGGGAGTCGGGTATCAATATACTGACACTTGTTCCACCTTATTCAATAGCCGCACTTGTGTTATTATGTGCTGCTTGCAAAAATTCAGCTATCAATACTAAATACTCTAGTGTAGAAAAACAATTCAATGTATGCATTCATAAACGTATTGGTTTTGTAGGTGATGGTGTCTCATTATTTCAAGACACCATCACCTACAAAACCAGTAAGTTTATGAATGCATACATTGAATTGTTTTTTAGCCTAAaggaacattaaaggagctgcgggGATTTCTGGTGAGTcttggttgtgtactgcatgtgacaaaaATCTACGGTATTCTTCATATATCCAGCCTGTCGCAAGATGGAAGCAAAAAACATCCATGCACAGCAATGTTTTGTCAAAATCTCCATGAAGTCTGCCAAAATCAAGTGAGAAAACATGTTATGTCTGATCAGACCAAAGTTGAAggggtttttttttaccataaattCCTAAAGACAgcgcatcaccaaaagaacaccatacccacagtgaggcatggtggaggcagcattgtgcTTTGAGGTTgaaactggggctttagtcaaaGTGTAGGGAATTATGAAAATTtggaaatatcagtcaattttgcataaaACCTTCAGGCCTCGGCTACATAGCTGAAGATGAATTTCAATTTTCACATTTCAGCACAACACCGACCCAAATCACCAAAAGAACGACTTCCCCAGAAAAAGAGCAAAGTTTTGGAATGAATCCAAGTGATAGTCTGTAGGAAGATGTAGGTAAAATTAGGaagacacaggagatgcccccacatTCTGACAGCTGTGGAGCTACTGCAGGGAGGAGCGGGCATAGAAGGCCAATTCTAGATGTGATGCGCTGATAAACTCTGACCCAAAAAAGACTGAATGCAGTCATAAATTCAAAGGGGACTTCAATAAAGTATGAGTATAAGGGTATGCAGATTTATGGAACCAAATTATTATagttctttatttttgtttttccactcGAAAAGATTTCCGTTTATGTTTCAATTGAAATGTACAGATTAAGAGTGACATTACAAGTGGAAAAAGTTTTGAAATGTTTCTTCTCGGTgggattttttttacattacaaaagCTTGGCATTTCTAAAGGAGTGCGTAGACTTTTTATTTCTACTTTAAatgcacagtgactccaccagtagaatagtgagtgcagctctggggtataaaacatACATGATCTTTGTTTTTAAAGAAATCCTATGATCTACTTTTGCCTGTGTTGATCATGTTTCTCTTGACTTTACTTGAAGTATCAGGTGATGAAACTTTAGGCAGTGATCCAGGTGGAATTGCATTGGGAATGTCCTGTGTGATGTAATACATCATACATCTGCTGAGTCATCCATAGTACAGGTACCCCAGGGGCATAGCTACACCAGGACCCCTCTGCTACATAAGAAGACCCCAGTATTTTACATGGCACACGGTAGTTGGGAGTCTCTGATGCAGATTTTGCATTGGACCCCAGCAGCAACCAGTTACACCTCAGTATACCCCTTACCTATAAAGCCATTAGACCCATCTGCCATGATTTCGACTTTGACATCTACTTCACTCATGATGCGCTTTTTGCTGATTTTCTACCTGATTTGTAGGAAGCCAGGACCAAGCCTTCATCATCCACCTCAAACACGGTGTCCACATCTATCTTCCCCTCGCTCAGTATATTCTCCACTGTCACATAGTCATTGGCCTGGAGAGCGTGGAGAAACGTCTCCTTCAGCAGCTGGTTTTCTAAGGTGCGGGTACATCTCCGGCCGGGCTCTGCATCCATGTCTGCTGTCCTCTGTGTGATTGTCAGTAAACATGTCCTCTACCTAGGAGAAGCTAAAGTCACAGACATGGCCCGGCTTCAGTAACTCTATCACCCGGCCATGGCCGCCCAGACTATTTATACACTGCGACTTGTAAACTTTGGAGGAACTAATTTTAGATGACACTGAACGTCTTCAGATCATTCTTCAGGACCCATGATGGCTTTCTCAGGTGGGCCTGTAAGCCATGGGCCAGCATAGAGTCTGTAGGCCATATTGTGCTGGACGTGACGTAAATATCCTGGGCCacaatgcaaaatctgtaatagGCCCACCGCTGCTATGTGGCAGTTATCTAAAACCCGTGGCCTCTTATGGGGCTGAGGAGACTTTTGGCCACCAAGTCATACACCATCTATAACTACACCTCTGGTACTGCGTATATAAGCAGGATACACTGTGTCCAGATAAATACTGAAGTGCCCATAGTTATGATAGGTGATTTCCTGTGTCATTTTCAATTTTCTTTTAGGGTGCATCTTTTATTATTTTTCAGCTTATAATATGGGAACTTTAATttatatgaaaatgaaaaatacagtaagcagaatttgcaaaataaatacggtaaataaaattgtgCTATTATTTACCATATATACGTTCTCCAAGAACGTCGTCACATAATTCAAACGGTAAATTATCATAGTCATGTGTCAGAATGGGCCCCAGCCTGAAGAAACACAGCTCCTCAGACCTGCGTCTCAACTGACAGAGCAGCTGTATTGTAAGCACGCGTACCTCCGTGAGGAAATAAATCTTCTCTTTGGCTGACTCCACACGGAGGACTGAGGCTGGTGAAAAATCCTTTGTGCCCTGTCAGCCAAGGagaagatttatttattttcatggcaCAGCTCATCTACGGCACCTCATGACACAGCACCTCTGAGTTGAGACACAGGTTTCAGGAGAAGAGTTTATACAGATTGCAGGCCATCATGACAAGTGACTAGTACAAGCTGGTGTTTGAATTATGTGATGGTGGCCATTTAATAATATTCTTGGAAACCTTTTTTCTAGAGATACAATGTGGCAGTCATGAGAAATCTCGTTTAGAATGCTTATGCAAATCAGTCTAGAAGTGCAGTAGGGACGTGTCAGTCCACTCAGTTCAAGTG
This is a stretch of genomic DNA from Ranitomeya variabilis isolate aRanVar5 chromosome 6, aRanVar5.hap1, whole genome shotgun sequence. It encodes these proteins:
- the ASB4 gene encoding ankyrin repeat and SOCS box protein 4, with the translated sequence MDAEPGRRCTRTLENQLLKETFLHALQANDYVTVENILSEGKIDVDTVFEVDDEGLVLASYKSGHWLPSFKLASSWATGLHITVMLGHLESLLVLLEHNASINSKPNGKTPLHVACVVANLDCVKILIGHGAKLNPFSVSGHTPLHYCRTRESLRCAKELVWSGADVNLQSDDNALETPLHTAARIGMPELIAFYVNHGAIVDSFNSILETPLSTAAYWALNIKEQKYSSIHHLICRMLLDFNADVNTRDIDRKAPLHKAAWNCDHILMHMLLEAGAHATFMDVNGCGPQQYVLKVTSVRAAAQPEICYQLLLNHGAARIYPPQFHKVLQECHSYPRAVEVMVNAYEHINATDRWSNAIPEDDLERHHTFYESLFEVCCNSPRTLMHLARCAIRAFLRKKCHHVIPQLPLPTTLKKYLLLEPQGKIY